Within Brevibacillus ruminantium, the genomic segment TTTCCAGAATCGCATACAGCACAGAAATCGCTTCCTCGTCCTTAACCGGGAGAGGTTTCATTTGTATTTCTGGCGTGACATTCGACCACGCGACGGCATACTGACCATCACCCTCGATCTGCACAGCTACAACCTGAAAGTAAGAGCGAGTACCAATCAATTCGGCGATGGAGGGTTTCACGATATAAAAGCCCGAATCGATAAATTCCCCTGTCTCTTCGTCCTCTACTTTAAGAGGCCAAAATTCTTCGACGATTTTACCGTTGGCTATGAGCAAGAATTTGTCGATCTTCCGCTGCTTAATCAAACCCGGCCACATTGCAACCGCAATATTTACTAGCGTGTGGCTGATTGATGACTCGTCTACCATGATGGAGATTCCGTTCGGCTGAGTCGGAGGATTATCCCGATCTCCGAAACGAATATACCCGTCACCTCGCAAGTCAACCGGACTCTTATAGTAGGCAAAAACGGGCGAAACAACCGAAAAAAAGAGGCTAGTCACGAGAGCAACTAGCCACCATTTTTTTGCCTGCATAGGCTTACTTCGCCATGGACATCCAGCCACGGAAGATGCCCCAAATCCAACGAATTCCAAAGATACCGATTGCAATCAAGATAACCGCGCCGATCACATAGAGCGCGCCCACCTTCATCGAAGTTGCGCCCTCATCGAGCGTTCCAATAACGTTGTCCAAATCAGCGTTGCCTGTGTTAACAGCAGCGAACGAAGGAGTAGCAGCCGTCACGAAAGCAGCCAAAGCTAATGCACCAGCAGCAATCTTTTTCGCCCCTTGTCTTCCTTTTGTTACTACCTTTTGCCCCAAAGATTTCAGCTTGTCCAACACAAAAACCTCTCCTTTACCTGAATCGTTTTAAGGTGTCATTGATTTTGGTACGTGAGTCGTAAGAACCGCCCTCACGCACTCTATATTCCTTCCCGTTGTGGCTGTAAGTTCGGTATCCTGACTCTTTCCCGGCACCGCCCCCACTCCCCTTACGGGTATTGGAACCAAATTTGTCGTAGAGCTTTCCCGCAACGAACTGCGGGTCAAAGAAAGCAGGCGCTTTCTTCTTACGCCGCCGTTTCCCACCGCCGCGGGAACCTCCTCGTCCTTTTCCTTTGCCTCTTGCCGAAGATGCACCAGAAGCACCACCAGAGCCACCAGAAGCACCAGCCATCCACTTTTTCCAAATTTGAAATATCCAGAGAAGGCCGAACAGCGCTAAAGCGATCAGAATGCACCAGAATACAACAATCATCCCGCCATTTTTGATCGGCTCTAGCCCGTCTTTCAACTTGTCCAGTGCACCGTCCAAATCCTCGTTACCTGTGTCTGGATCGCCCAGATCAGGAAGGCCCGTCGAAGGCGGCGGATCAGGCATCGGTGATGGTGGTGGCCCCGGAGGCTCCGGTGGAGGCTCTTTAAGCGTTTTTGCCGTAACCTCTCTTTCTGCCTGTCCGATCTCATTCTCCGCAACCAAACGGTAGGAATAAGACGTATCCGGAGAAACAGCAAAATCCTGATAGTACGACGAAGATGCCGGAAGCTGCCTCAGCAACTCACCGTCTCGATACAACAGGTATTTCGTGTGGTTCTTCGCCGCGAAATTCAGAACAACGCGATCATGGCTGACACGCTCCACCGTGAAAGACTCTATTTCTGGACGTGGCGGCGGAGGCCCTAATGTCCTTACGAAAATCGTCTTCTCCGTTTTCGATTCCGGCGATTTGTTAGTAGTAACAAGCTTGTAGGTATAGGTCGTACTCGGCTGTAGCCCCGTATCCTGATAGGAACCCGGCGCCGTGAAAGTGTTCAGCAAAGTGTCGTCACGATAAAGCGCAAAAGAGGTAAAAGTCCCTTCCTTTGCTGAAAAATCAAGCGTCACACTATCAGGCGATACATCCCTGGAAGA encodes:
- a CDS encoding fibronectin type III domain-containing protein; protein product: MRFSWKVLLLLLLLFNSLGGFVNAASNDVPPGYLRGKLPTEVKVIGKGDPATLTDGNSETGMTFHPVAKYTFDTPVDIGKLYMKSTRGLNVRFLDENGVDVRAPLGTSWTTETYEFEAYGVKSVVFNTTSTNYGTYYELELYPIPPPPPPEGVTLSSRDVSPDSVTLDFSAKEGTFTSFALYRDDTLLNTFTAPGSYQDTGLQPSTTYTYKLVTTNKSPESKTEKTIFVRTLGPPPPRPEIESFTVERVSHDRVVLNFAAKNHTKYLLYRDGELLRQLPASSSYYQDFAVSPDTSYSYRLVAENEIGQAEREVTAKTLKEPPPEPPGPPPSPMPDPPPSTGLPDLGDPDTGNEDLDGALDKLKDGLEPIKNGGMIVVFWCILIALALFGLLWIFQIWKKWMAGASGGSGGASGASSARGKGKGRGGSRGGGKRRRKKKAPAFFDPQFVAGKLYDKFGSNTRKGSGGGAGKESGYRTYSHNGKEYRVREGGSYDSRTKINDTLKRFR